A genomic segment from Planctomycetaceae bacterium encodes:
- a CDS encoding FtsX-like permease family protein: MNALDVRQQVRLPLSKCVELVLSGVRFRLFRAAITVVIIALAVAFLMTILAEGTTAREVSVAIERQTAPRRLFLLWVSRLATPMKEKDLTEELYRLDDTLRRSQAKGSHVDAATVALTHRRLDELKTWGKLSDAELDQLTDVARRQIDPRTGVMTYFETLTEGLLRPLVGSVRGSDIIVTLADPEKYKHCEVEATRIGKKLPEGLKQFVADWHRTIPLRQKVLKGHADAVLQAAVLFNNNPPRLALATADDSLPAKLAPLGFMMTGEELQTVRVQAALARDADTIAQKLGSSYLKAMLASRCEEKAGSVNAQMLYQQTATADGAQWLVQQTDAARGYKPQNLSDRQIRDLALTQVPLTQAQLTVDLAAAVMGEISWTSLAEWGGKMDDSVVRRLVNVARWQEGYDTFFGNLNPKDRLELLGEENPNDPYASIETTEGFDRMAKILERNKRVMEKTVAAMEWMKKELADDIADDKDPQAKARHQALLKEVQSGTVTELAVFRYFMDVYSRTKPPRMRIIQGRQNALDKVRQALHIEEIAQVRHGLAMAIYALFEIDTTEPGELRALWQSQLAQLRADRANLGSAATPQTGVVDMMIRSRQGLIEALDKAGPQDLRGQLHQQSDDLAARLRTLEAAMVKAVDEDKDLKPAVIHALAQRTAAAQEIASLLTVPLVRQQAALRLRLKPHERWMVNETELFKEISSEQGAVWFDEEIGKIAGLSPMGLSVQRVAEVSQDRLEQTHLSELEATVGQAASASSDELFAGFSARTLWLIVVSFIVCIVGIANAMLMSVTERFREIATMKCLGATDGFIMVNFVLESCLQGVVGGLIGAALGLLLGMVRAAGSYGMMALEHLPWGQMFQMAGVSMVVGLGISALAAVYPAWAAARLAPMEAMRIE, from the coding sequence GTCCAAGTGCGTGGAGCTGGTCCTGTCCGGCGTGCGGTTTCGCCTCTTCCGCGCGGCGATCACGGTCGTCATCATCGCCCTGGCAGTGGCGTTCCTGATGACCATCCTGGCCGAGGGCACCACCGCCCGCGAGGTCTCGGTGGCCATCGAGCGCCAGACCGCCCCGCGGCGGTTATTCCTGCTGTGGGTCAGCCGCCTGGCCACGCCCATGAAGGAAAAGGACCTGACCGAAGAACTCTACCGCCTTGACGACACCCTGCGCCGTTCCCAGGCCAAGGGCTCGCACGTGGACGCGGCGACGGTGGCCCTGACCCATCGCCGCCTGGACGAACTGAAAACCTGGGGCAAACTTTCCGACGCCGAACTGGACCAACTGACCGACGTGGCACGCCGCCAGATCGATCCCAGGACCGGCGTCATGACCTACTTCGAGACCCTGACCGAGGGGCTGCTCCGCCCGCTGGTCGGCAGCGTCCGAGGCAGCGACATTATCGTCACCCTCGCCGATCCGGAAAAATACAAGCATTGTGAAGTCGAGGCCACACGCATCGGAAAGAAGCTGCCCGAGGGCCTCAAGCAGTTCGTCGCCGACTGGCATCGCACCATCCCGCTGCGCCAGAAAGTGCTCAAGGGACACGCCGACGCCGTCCTGCAGGCGGCGGTGCTGTTCAACAACAACCCGCCGCGACTGGCGCTGGCGACGGCCGACGACTCCCTGCCCGCAAAGCTCGCCCCGCTGGGGTTCATGATGACCGGCGAGGAACTCCAGACCGTCCGCGTGCAGGCCGCCCTGGCGCGCGACGCCGACACCATCGCCCAGAAGCTCGGCTCATCCTACCTCAAGGCCATGCTCGCCAGCCGCTGCGAAGAAAAAGCCGGCTCCGTCAATGCCCAGATGCTCTATCAGCAGACCGCCACCGCCGACGGGGCGCAGTGGCTGGTTCAGCAGACCGACGCCGCCCGAGGCTACAAACCCCAGAACCTCTCCGATCGCCAGATCCGCGACCTGGCCTTGACGCAGGTGCCCCTGACTCAGGCGCAGTTGACGGTGGATCTGGCCGCGGCCGTCATGGGCGAGATCAGTTGGACCTCGCTGGCCGAGTGGGGCGGCAAGATGGACGACAGCGTCGTGCGGCGCCTGGTCAACGTGGCGCGGTGGCAGGAGGGGTATGACACCTTCTTCGGCAACCTCAATCCCAAGGACCGCCTCGAACTGCTCGGCGAGGAAAATCCCAATGACCCCTATGCCAGCATCGAAACGACCGAGGGGTTCGACCGCATGGCCAAGATCCTCGAGCGCAACAAACGCGTGATGGAAAAGACCGTCGCGGCGATGGAATGGATGAAGAAGGAACTCGCCGACGATATCGCCGACGACAAGGACCCCCAGGCCAAAGCCCGGCACCAGGCCCTGCTCAAAGAGGTTCAAAGCGGCACCGTCACCGAACTGGCGGTCTTCCGATATTTCATGGACGTGTACAGCCGCACCAAACCGCCGCGGATGCGCATTATCCAGGGTCGCCAGAACGCCTTGGACAAGGTCCGCCAGGCACTGCACATCGAGGAGATCGCGCAGGTCCGCCACGGTCTGGCGATGGCGATCTACGCCCTTTTCGAGATCGACACCACCGAGCCCGGTGAGCTTCGGGCCCTGTGGCAAAGCCAACTCGCCCAGCTCCGTGCGGACCGGGCGAACCTCGGCAGCGCTGCGACGCCGCAGACCGGCGTGGTCGACATGATGATCCGAAGCCGCCAGGGACTCATCGAGGCCCTGGACAAGGCCGGCCCCCAGGACCTGCGCGGGCAGTTGCACCAGCAGTCCGACGACCTGGCCGCCAGGCTCCGGACGCTGGAGGCGGCGATGGTCAAAGCCGTCGACGAGGACAAGGATCTCAAGCCCGCGGTCATTCACGCTCTGGCGCAGAGGACGGCGGCGGCACAGGAGATCGCCTCGCTGCTGACGGTTCCGCTGGTTCGTCAGCAGGCGGCATTGCGGTTGCGGCTCAAGCCCCACGAGCGGTGGATGGTCAACGAGACCGAGTTGTTCAAAGAGATCAGCAGCGAACAGGGCGCGGTGTGGTTTGACGAGGAGATCGGCAAGATTGCCGGGCTCTCGCCGATGGGTCTGTCGGTCCAGCGAGTGGCGGAGGTGTCGCAGGACCGCCTGGAACAGACGCACCTGTCGGAGCTGGAGGCGACGGTGGGTCAGGCGGCCAGCGCGAGCTCGGACGAATTGTTCGCCGGCTTCAGTGCCCGGACGTTGTGGTTGATCGTGGTCAGTTTCATCGTGTGCATCGTCGGGATCGCCAACGCCATGCTGATGAGCGTGACGGAGCGGTTTCGCGAGATCGCCACAATGAAGTGCCTGGGCGCCACCGACGGGTTCATCATGGTGAACTTTGTGCTTGAGTCGTGCCTCCAGGGCGTCGTGGGCGGGTTGATCGGGGCGGCGCTGGGTCTGCTGCTGGGGATGGTTCGCGCGGCGGGCAGCTACGGCATGATGGCGCTGGAGCATCTGCCCTGGGGACAGATGTTCCAGATGGCGGGGGTTTCGATGGTGGTGGGGCTGGGAATTTCCGCCCTGGCGGCGGTGTACCCGGCGTGGGCGGCGGCGCGGCTGGCCCCGATGGAAGCCATGCGGATCGAATAG